A genomic segment from Streptosporangium roseum DSM 43021 encodes:
- a CDS encoding 3' terminal RNA ribose 2'-O-methyltransferase Hen1, producing MLLTISTTVRPATDLGFLLHKHPDRVQEFGQSYGTARVFYPEAGEERCTAALMLDVDPVRLVRSRGRSTPDYALGQYVNDRPYAASSLLAVALADVFRTARTGRCDSRPELAAGPIPLEITLPVLPCRGGPEMAHRFFGPLGWTVEAQAVPLDEGFPEWGDSRYVRLSLRGEVRLADALNHLYVLLPVLDDAKHYWIAPDEVDKLIRAGESWLAAHPERSLITRRYLGRRWALARTAFARLAELGDDVEEDLEPPVEEDPATGPEPAAEVPPSMEPGGEPPAVPAGEAPGERDAAPRRPLNVLRREAVLGALAESGARSVIDLGCGSGQLVGALLGRPELTAVAGVDVSAQALAIAARRLKLDRMPDRQRERLRLFQGALTYTDDRFAGYDAAVLMEVVEHVDPPRLNALERVVFGAARPGQVIVTTPNAEYNVRYDFLEGMRHPDHRFEWTRAEFQAWAAGVCREYGYHVAFRPVGDDDPEVGPPTQMALFGRGSAANAGGGDD from the coding sequence GTGTTGCTCACGATCTCCACGACCGTACGGCCCGCCACCGACCTCGGATTCCTGCTGCACAAGCACCCGGACCGGGTCCAGGAGTTCGGCCAGTCGTACGGCACGGCCCGCGTCTTCTACCCGGAGGCGGGCGAGGAGCGCTGCACGGCGGCGCTGATGCTCGACGTCGACCCGGTCCGCCTGGTGCGCTCGCGCGGCCGCTCCACCCCCGACTACGCGCTGGGCCAGTACGTCAACGACCGCCCCTACGCCGCGTCGTCGCTGCTGGCCGTGGCGCTGGCGGACGTGTTCCGCACGGCCCGCACCGGCCGCTGCGACAGCCGTCCGGAGCTGGCCGCCGGTCCCATCCCGCTGGAGATCACGCTGCCCGTACTGCCCTGCCGGGGCGGTCCCGAGATGGCCCACCGGTTCTTCGGACCGCTGGGCTGGACGGTCGAGGCCCAGGCCGTACCGCTGGACGAGGGGTTTCCCGAGTGGGGCGACTCCCGTTACGTGCGGCTGTCGCTGCGCGGCGAGGTACGGCTGGCCGACGCGCTCAACCACCTCTACGTGCTGCTGCCGGTGCTCGACGACGCCAAGCACTACTGGATCGCCCCCGACGAGGTGGACAAGCTGATCCGGGCGGGCGAGTCCTGGCTGGCCGCCCACCCCGAGAGGAGCTTGATCACCCGGCGCTACCTCGGCCGCCGGTGGGCCCTCGCCCGCACCGCCTTCGCCCGTCTGGCCGAGCTCGGCGACGACGTGGAGGAGGACCTCGAACCTCCCGTCGAGGAGGATCCCGCCACCGGCCCCGAGCCGGCGGCGGAGGTTCCCCCCTCGATGGAGCCGGGCGGCGAGCCTCCGGCGGTGCCCGCGGGGGAGGCGCCGGGGGAGCGGGACGCCGCGCCCAGGCGGCCCCTGAACGTCCTGCGCCGGGAGGCGGTGCTCGGGGCGCTGGCGGAGTCCGGGGCGCGCAGCGTCATCGACCTGGGGTGCGGGTCGGGGCAGCTGGTCGGGGCGCTGCTGGGCAGGCCGGAGTTGACCGCGGTGGCCGGGGTGGACGTGTCGGCGCAGGCGCTGGCGATCGCCGCCCGGCGGTTGAAGCTCGACCGGATGCCCGACCGGCAGCGGGAACGGCTGCGGCTGTTCCAGGGGGCGCTGACCTACACCGACGACCGGTTCGCCGGATACGACGCCGCCGTTCTCATGGAGGTGGTCGAGCACGTCGACCCGCCGCGGCTGAACGCGCTGGAGCGGGTCGTCTTCGGCGCCGCCCGGCCGGGGCAGGTGATCGTGACGACCCCCAACGCCGAGTACAACGTGCGCTACGACTTCCTGGAGGGCATGCGCCATCCCGACCACCGCTTCGAGTGGACGCGGGCGGAGTTCCAGGCGTGGGCGGCGGGGGTCTGCCGCGAGTACGGCTACCACGTCGCCTTCCGGCCGGTCGGCGACGACGACCCCGAGGTGGGCCCGCCCACCCAGATGGCCCTGTTCGGCAGGGGAAGCGCCGCGAACGCGGGAGGCGGAGATGACTGA
- a CDS encoding LLM class F420-dependent oxidoreductase: protein MKLRIFTEPQQGATYDELLAVAQAAERLGFDAFFRSDHYMRIGPGDPGPGPTDAWVTLAALARETSTIRLGTLVTPVTFRLPGALAISVAQVDQMSGGRVELGLGTGWFDAEHTAYGIPFPPVGERFGRFEEQLEILTGLWTTPAGETFSFEGAHYRLADSPALPKPAQSPRPPIIIGGFGAKRTPRLAARFADEYNLPFHTLDDTELAYGRIRQACETEGRSQIVLSAAQTVAVGADDAEVARRAEAAGQDLAMLRASGLAGTPAEVVDKIGRFAELGAERIYLQVMDLSDLDHLELIAAEVLPHV from the coding sequence ATGAAGTTGAGGATCTTCACCGAACCGCAGCAGGGTGCCACCTACGACGAGCTGCTGGCGGTCGCGCAGGCCGCCGAACGTCTGGGTTTCGACGCCTTCTTCCGTTCCGACCACTACATGCGGATCGGGCCGGGCGACCCCGGCCCCGGCCCCACCGACGCCTGGGTGACCCTCGCGGCTCTGGCCAGGGAGACCTCCACGATCAGGCTCGGCACCCTGGTCACCCCGGTCACCTTCCGGCTGCCCGGTGCGCTGGCGATCAGCGTGGCCCAGGTGGACCAGATGAGCGGTGGCCGGGTCGAGCTGGGCCTGGGCACCGGCTGGTTCGACGCCGAGCACACCGCGTACGGGATCCCGTTCCCGCCCGTGGGTGAGCGGTTCGGCCGGTTCGAGGAGCAGCTGGAGATCCTCACCGGCCTCTGGACCACGCCTGCGGGCGAGACGTTCTCGTTCGAGGGCGCCCACTACCGGCTGGCGGACTCGCCCGCGCTGCCCAAGCCCGCGCAGAGCCCCAGGCCGCCGATCATCATCGGCGGGTTCGGCGCCAAACGCACCCCCCGGCTGGCCGCGCGGTTCGCCGACGAGTACAACCTGCCCTTCCACACCCTGGACGACACCGAGCTGGCCTACGGCCGGATCCGGCAGGCGTGCGAGACGGAGGGGCGTTCGCAGATCGTGCTCTCGGCCGCCCAGACCGTCGCCGTCGGCGCCGATGACGCCGAGGTCGCGCGCCGGGCCGAGGCGGCCGGGCAGGACCTCGCCATGCTCCGCGCGAGCGGCCTGGCGGGCACCCCCGCCGAGGTGGTCGACAAGATCGGCCGGTTCGCCGAGCTGGGCGCCGAGCGGATCTACCTCCAGGTGATGGACCTGTCGGACCTGGACCACCTGGAGCTCATCGCCGCCGAGGTCCTGCCCCACGTGTAG
- a CDS encoding Clp protease N-terminal domain-containing protein — protein sequence MPKINVYLPDELAEAVKEAGVPVSAICQRALEQAVRRVTAIRETALSAPDLDDPTARLTHFTDRTRTVVKLAVEQARTEGAAEVGTEHLLSGMLAEGGNLALHVLRAMEIDPEQVRRELDRLAPAEPAAGPGGSPLRFGGSAAGALELAVTDATGMGHNYVGCEHLLLGLIGEPDGAAGQVLRGLGAEPRLTRRTVTAALAGYVHLRAQGQAGAAPATPAAALSAAIRQELQPLLQRLERLEKRLGDDEG from the coding sequence ATGCCGAAGATCAACGTCTATCTGCCCGACGAACTGGCCGAAGCGGTAAAGGAGGCGGGCGTGCCGGTCTCGGCCATCTGCCAGCGCGCCCTGGAGCAGGCCGTACGGCGGGTCACCGCCATCCGGGAGACGGCACTGAGCGCCCCCGACCTCGACGACCCGACGGCCCGCCTCACGCATTTCACCGATCGGACCCGCACCGTGGTCAAGCTCGCGGTGGAGCAGGCACGCACCGAGGGGGCCGCCGAGGTCGGCACCGAGCACCTGCTGAGCGGAATGCTGGCCGAGGGCGGAAACCTGGCCCTGCACGTCCTGCGCGCCATGGAGATCGACCCCGAGCAGGTACGGCGCGAGCTGGATCGGCTGGCCCCCGCGGAGCCGGCCGCCGGACCTGGCGGCTCCCCGCTCCGGTTCGGCGGATCCGCGGCGGGAGCCCTGGAGCTGGCCGTCACCGACGCGACCGGCATGGGGCACAACTACGTCGGCTGCGAGCACCTCCTCCTCGGGCTGATCGGCGAACCCGACGGGGCCGCCGGTCAGGTCCTGCGGGGTCTCGGCGCCGAGCCGCGGCTGACCCGCCGCACCGTCACGGCCGCCCTGGCCGGCTACGTCCACCTCCGGGCGCAGGGCCAGGCCGGCGCCGCCCCGGCCACCCCGGCCGCGGCCCTGTCCGCCGCCATCCGCCAGGAGCTGCAGCCGCTCCTCCAGCGGCTGGAACGGCTGGAAAAGCGGCTCGGCGACGACGAGGGGTAG
- a CDS encoding class I SAM-dependent RNA methyltransferase has protein sequence MAVELTVGPVAHGGWCVARHDGRVVFVRHALPGERVLAEITEETSRFLRADAVEILEPSADRVTPPCPFAGPGRCGGCDWQHASLDAQRLLKTDVVAEQLKRLAGIEWKGVVEEVPGAPDGLGWRTRVQFAVDREGVLGLRRHRSHDIEPLDACLIAHPEVENVGAEVMNWRNASSVEVIASSVGEQAVVVAPRPRRTVAVPDLDTSVAVFVDEGKGRTRVVHGRNHLTERVGDRDFQVTGSGFWQVHPGAAATLLATVLEFAAPQPGEWALDLYCGVGLFAAGLAEAVGPEGAVFGVESEAVAVRDAERNLRDLPQARFARGRVENALDRFGIERADLVVVDPPRAGLGREVVDRVATLQAGRIVYVSCDPATLARDIAWLADHGYSLADLRAFDAFPMTHHVECVALLVNGSI, from the coding sequence ATGGCGGTTGAACTGACGGTGGGACCGGTCGCGCACGGCGGCTGGTGTGTCGCCCGCCACGACGGCCGGGTGGTCTTCGTACGGCACGCGCTCCCCGGCGAGCGCGTCCTCGCGGAGATCACCGAGGAGACCAGCCGTTTCCTGCGGGCCGACGCCGTCGAGATCCTGGAGCCCTCCGCCGACCGGGTGACCCCGCCGTGCCCGTTCGCCGGGCCCGGCCGCTGCGGAGGCTGCGACTGGCAGCACGCCTCCCTCGACGCCCAGCGCCTGTTGAAGACCGACGTGGTCGCCGAGCAGCTCAAGCGGCTGGCCGGGATCGAGTGGAAGGGCGTCGTCGAGGAGGTGCCCGGCGCCCCCGACGGCCTCGGCTGGCGCACCCGGGTGCAGTTCGCCGTCGACCGTGAGGGCGTCCTCGGCCTGCGCCGCCACCGCTCCCACGACATCGAGCCGCTGGACGCCTGCCTGATCGCCCACCCGGAGGTGGAGAACGTCGGCGCCGAGGTCATGAACTGGCGCAACGCCTCCTCGGTCGAGGTCATCGCCTCCAGCGTCGGGGAGCAGGCCGTCGTGGTCGCCCCCCGGCCCCGCCGTACGGTGGCCGTGCCCGACCTCGACACGAGCGTGGCCGTCTTCGTCGACGAGGGCAAGGGCCGCACCCGCGTGGTGCACGGCCGCAACCATCTCACCGAGCGCGTCGGCGACCGGGACTTCCAGGTCACCGGGAGCGGTTTCTGGCAGGTCCACCCGGGCGCCGCGGCCACGCTGCTCGCCACGGTCCTGGAGTTCGCCGCCCCGCAGCCGGGGGAGTGGGCCCTGGACCTCTACTGCGGTGTCGGCCTGTTCGCCGCGGGCCTGGCCGAGGCGGTCGGCCCCGAGGGCGCCGTGTTCGGCGTCGAGTCCGAGGCCGTGGCCGTGCGCGACGCCGAACGCAACCTCCGGGACCTGCCCCAGGCCCGCTTCGCCCGGGGCCGCGTCGAGAACGCCCTCGACCGCTTCGGCATCGAGCGCGCCGACCTGGTCGTCGTCGACCCGCCCCGGGCCGGTCTGGGACGCGAGGTCGTCGACCGCGTCGCCACCCTCCAGGCCGGCCGCATCGTCTACGTCTCCTGCGACCCGGCCACCCTCGCCCGTGACATCGCCTGGCTCGCCGACCACGGCTACAGCCTCGCCGACCTGCGCGCCTTCGACGCCTTCCCGATGACCCACCACGTGGAGTGCGTGGCGTTGCTGGTCAACGGTTCGATCTAG
- a CDS encoding APC family permease: protein MSKVTDLVKRLFIGRALRSTQLHEQLLPKRIALPVFASDALSSVAYAPQEILVILSIAGISFYSFAPWVAVAVVVVMLTVVASYRQNVHAYPSGGGDYEVATVNLGQNAGLTVASALMVDYVLTVAVSVANGVDYVGATIPYVAEHKPLVAITIVVLLTLVNLRGIRESGGAFAIPTYTFMFAVIGLVVWGGFRLLVLGDELRAPTADYEIVAEQANLTSFAAAFLILRAFSSGCAALTGVEAISNGVPAFRKPKSKNAATTLLMMGLVSVVMFVGIISLGLASGVKLADPARAAYDVLINGRPAGPDYYQQPIIAQVADAVFGSGSLFFFAIAAVTALILFLAANTAFNGFPVLGSILAQDRFLPRQLHTRGDRLAFSNGIIFLAAAACLLLWGFDADVSRLLNLYIVGVFVSFTLSQIGMVRHWTRHLKTETDSSARRQMRRSRVINFFGGVMTGVVLVVVLLTKFTHGAWIVCVAMPLLFLMMKAIHRHYEKVARELAVSEDAQMDESMLPARNHAVVLVSKIHKPTLRALAYARATRPSTLEALTVGVEGEEARILQEEWERRGIPVPLKMLDSPYREITRPILEYVKSLRRRSPRDVVTVYIPEYVVGHWWEHLLHNQSALRLKGRLLFQPGVMVTSVPWQLHSSDRLKGRPERYAPNAVRRRQREAPAGEARYDEAVREAAAEESARDEMARGEDGKA, encoded by the coding sequence GTGTCAAAGGTGACGGACCTCGTCAAGCGCCTGTTCATCGGGCGTGCGCTGCGCAGCACGCAGCTGCATGAACAACTGCTCCCCAAACGCATCGCACTGCCCGTTTTCGCGAGCGACGCGCTCTCCTCGGTGGCCTACGCCCCGCAGGAGATCCTCGTCATCCTCTCCATCGCCGGGATCTCGTTCTACAGCTTCGCCCCGTGGGTCGCCGTCGCCGTCGTCGTGGTGATGCTCACGGTCGTGGCGTCCTACCGGCAGAACGTGCACGCCTATCCCAGCGGCGGCGGCGACTACGAGGTGGCCACCGTCAACCTCGGCCAGAACGCCGGCCTCACCGTCGCCAGCGCCCTGATGGTCGACTACGTCCTCACCGTCGCGGTGTCGGTGGCCAACGGCGTCGACTACGTCGGCGCCACGATCCCCTACGTCGCCGAGCACAAGCCACTGGTCGCGATCACCATCGTCGTCCTGCTGACGCTGGTCAACCTCCGCGGCATCCGCGAGTCCGGCGGGGCCTTCGCGATCCCCACCTACACCTTCATGTTCGCGGTCATCGGCCTGGTCGTGTGGGGCGGCTTCCGGCTGCTCGTGCTCGGCGACGAGCTGCGCGCCCCCACCGCCGACTACGAGATCGTCGCCGAGCAGGCCAACCTGACGTCCTTCGCGGCGGCCTTCCTCATCCTGCGGGCGTTCTCCTCCGGCTGCGCCGCGCTCACCGGTGTGGAGGCGATCAGCAACGGCGTGCCCGCCTTCCGCAAGCCCAAGAGCAAGAACGCCGCGACCACGCTGCTGATGATGGGCCTGGTCTCGGTCGTCATGTTCGTCGGCATCATCTCGCTCGGCCTGGCCTCGGGCGTCAAGCTCGCCGACCCCGCCAGGGCCGCCTACGACGTGCTCATCAACGGCAGGCCCGCGGGACCCGACTACTACCAGCAGCCGATCATCGCCCAGGTCGCCGACGCGGTCTTCGGCAGCGGGTCGCTGTTCTTCTTCGCCATCGCCGCGGTCACCGCGCTGATCCTGTTCCTCGCGGCCAACACCGCCTTCAACGGTTTCCCGGTGCTCGGCTCCATCCTGGCCCAGGACCGTTTCCTCCCCCGCCAGCTGCACACCCGGGGCGACCGGCTGGCCTTCTCCAACGGCATCATCTTCCTGGCCGCCGCCGCCTGCCTGCTGCTGTGGGGCTTCGACGCCGACGTCAGCCGCCTGCTCAACCTCTACATCGTGGGCGTCTTCGTGTCGTTCACGCTGAGCCAGATCGGCATGGTCCGGCACTGGACCCGGCATCTGAAGACCGAGACCGACTCCTCGGCCCGCCGGCAGATGCGGCGTTCGCGGGTCATCAACTTCTTCGGCGGCGTCATGACCGGCGTGGTGCTGGTGGTCGTGCTGCTGACCAAGTTCACCCACGGCGCGTGGATCGTCTGCGTGGCCATGCCGCTGCTGTTCCTGATGATGAAGGCCATCCACCGCCACTACGAGAAGGTGGCCCGCGAGCTCGCCGTCTCCGAGGACGCCCAGATGGACGAGTCGATGCTGCCGGCCCGCAACCACGCCGTCGTCCTGGTCTCCAAGATCCACAAGCCGACCCTGCGCGCCCTCGCCTACGCCCGCGCCACCCGGCCCTCGACCCTGGAGGCGCTCACCGTGGGCGTGGAGGGCGAGGAGGCCCGGATCCTGCAGGAGGAGTGGGAACGGCGGGGCATCCCGGTGCCGCTGAAGATGCTCGACTCGCCCTACCGCGAGATCACCCGGCCGATCCTGGAGTACGTCAAGTCGCTGCGCCGCCGCTCGCCCCGCGACGTGGTGACCGTCTACATCCCCGAGTACGTCGTCGGCCACTGGTGGGAGCACCTGCTGCACAACCAGAGCGCGCTGCGGCTCAAGGGCCGGTTGCTCTTCCAGCCCGGAGTGATGGTCACCAGCGTGCCCTGGCAGCTCCACTCCTCCGACCGCCTCAAGGGCCGCCCCGAGCGCTACGCCCCCAACGCCGTCCGCCGCCGGCAGCGTGAGGCGCCCGCGGGGGAGGCGCGCTATGACGAGGCGGTCCGGGAGGCCGCCGCGGAGGAGTCCGCCCGCGACGAGATGGCCCGGGGCGAGGACGGCAAGGCATAA
- a CDS encoding potassium channel family protein codes for MHIVIMGCGRVGSTLAHILEDSGHSVAIIDRDPQAFRRLRAGFRGRRVTGIGFDRDVLEEAGIGSAGAYVAVSSGDNSNIISARVARETFGVDNVVARIYDSRRAEVYQRLGIPTVATVRWTADQILRRVLPEGAEPLWRDPTGSVVLAEVAYHPGWIGTRSKDLEEAAGTRMAFVNRMGETLLPKSDSVVQEGDILHVMAVESDMDRINKVLSSAPEEGH; via the coding sequence ATGCATATCGTGATCATGGGATGTGGCCGAGTGGGTTCGACCCTGGCGCACATCCTTGAGGACAGCGGCCACTCGGTCGCGATCATCGACCGGGACCCGCAGGCCTTTCGCCGCCTGCGGGCCGGTTTCCGCGGTCGCCGGGTCACCGGGATCGGCTTCGACCGGGACGTCCTGGAAGAGGCCGGGATCGGATCGGCGGGCGCCTACGTGGCGGTGAGCAGCGGCGACAACTCCAACATCATCTCCGCCCGGGTCGCACGCGAGACGTTCGGCGTGGACAACGTGGTGGCCCGCATCTACGACTCCCGGCGGGCGGAGGTCTACCAGCGGCTGGGCATCCCCACCGTCGCCACGGTCCGCTGGACCGCCGACCAGATCCTGCGCCGGGTGCTGCCCGAGGGGGCCGAGCCGCTGTGGCGCGACCCGACCGGGTCCGTCGTGCTGGCCGAGGTGGCCTACCACCCCGGCTGGATCGGCACCAGGAGCAAGGACCTGGAGGAGGCCGCGGGCACGCGCATGGCGTTCGTCAACCGGATGGGCGAGACCCTGCTGCCCAAGAGCGACTCCGTGGTGCAGGAAGGCGACATCCTGCACGTCATGGCGGTCGAAAGTGACATGGACCGCATCAACAAGGTGCTGTCCAGTGCGCCGGAGGAGGGCCACTGA
- a CDS encoding potassium channel family protein: MRVTIAGAGAVGRSIAAELLENGHEVLLIDIDPKAIKIDTVPRAEWLLADACEISSLDEAALADCHVVVAASGDDKVNLVVSLLAKTEYGVPRVVARINHPKNEWLFNESWGVDVAVSTPRLLSALVEEAVSVGDLVRLMTFRQGQANLVELTLPEDAPVVGQRAGSVPWPTDSALVAILREGRVLVPTADDPLEAGDELMFVASQEVEEELARLLSAHRSIH, encoded by the coding sequence ATGCGCGTCACCATCGCGGGTGCCGGAGCCGTCGGCAGGTCGATCGCCGCCGAGCTCCTGGAGAACGGCCACGAGGTCCTGCTCATCGACATCGACCCCAAGGCCATCAAGATCGACACGGTGCCGCGCGCGGAGTGGCTGCTCGCCGACGCCTGCGAGATCTCCTCGCTGGACGAGGCGGCCCTGGCCGACTGCCACGTGGTCGTCGCCGCCAGCGGCGACGACAAGGTCAACCTCGTCGTGTCGCTGCTGGCCAAGACGGAGTACGGCGTGCCGCGCGTGGTCGCCAGGATCAACCACCCCAAGAACGAGTGGCTGTTCAACGAGTCGTGGGGCGTGGACGTGGCCGTCTCGACCCCCCGCCTGCTGAGCGCGCTGGTCGAGGAGGCGGTGAGCGTCGGCGACCTGGTCCGGCTGATGACCTTCCGTCAGGGGCAGGCCAACCTGGTGGAGCTCACCCTTCCCGAGGACGCGCCGGTCGTCGGCCAGCGCGCCGGATCGGTGCCGTGGCCGACCGACAGCGCCCTGGTCGCGATCCTCCGCGAGGGGCGGGTGCTGGTGCCTACCGCCGACGACCCGCTGGAGGCCGGAGACGAGCTGATGTTCGTGGCCAGCCAGGAGGTCGAGGAGGAGCTGGCCCGGCTCCTGTCCGCGCACCGGTCCATCCACTGA
- a CDS encoding DUF3159 domain-containing protein yields MTTTDETAAHDTVEAAIRVQLAKAFGGVRGIIEAAVPTITFTGMWIGTSDLKMSLIVSISAAVVLLAVRLLQRSSPQFVINSLIGIGIGAFFASRTGDARDVYLPGILYNAGYSVAMLLSIVTRWPLVGFLIGSVTGDPTGWRQDPAVVRLCSRLTWMLMIPCVVRVAVQLPVYLIGGNDAVAELGILKIVMGWPLQVAGLAAMVWLLTRGRTPVRPPAIP; encoded by the coding sequence ATGACCACCACCGATGAGACCGCCGCGCACGACACGGTGGAGGCGGCGATCCGCGTTCAGCTCGCCAAGGCCTTCGGGGGAGTGCGCGGCATCATCGAGGCAGCCGTGCCCACGATCACCTTCACCGGGATGTGGATCGGCACCTCCGACCTGAAGATGTCCCTGATCGTCAGCATCTCGGCGGCGGTGGTGCTGCTGGCCGTGCGGCTGCTGCAGCGCTCGTCGCCGCAGTTCGTGATCAACAGTCTGATCGGCATCGGCATCGGCGCGTTCTTCGCCTCTCGCACCGGCGACGCCCGTGACGTCTACCTGCCCGGCATCCTCTACAACGCCGGCTACTCGGTGGCGATGCTGCTGTCGATCGTCACCCGGTGGCCCCTGGTGGGCTTCCTGATCGGGTCCGTCACCGGCGACCCGACGGGCTGGCGCCAGGACCCGGCCGTCGTGCGGCTCTGTTCCAGGCTCACCTGGATGCTGATGATCCCGTGTGTGGTCCGGGTGGCCGTGCAGCTGCCCGTCTACCTGATCGGCGGGAACGACGCGGTCGCCGAGCTGGGCATCCTGAAGATCGTGATGGGCTGGCCGCTCCAGGTCGCGGGCCTCGCCGCCATGGTGTGGCTGCTGACCAGGGGCCGGACCCCGGTCCGGCCACCCGCCATCCCCTGA
- a CDS encoding OB-fold nucleic acid binding domain-containing protein: MGSQEPHKQGGFRGFFRRLTTSQAELEASELQQDLDRHGATPIVSCGGRRRFCVTGTLRTVTLRPRGGAPALEAELYDGSDVIDLIWLGRRKIAGIEPGRMVLAEGLVSVQDGRKVMFNPRYELRPAGGA, encoded by the coding sequence GTGGGTTCTCAGGAACCGCATAAACAGGGCGGATTTCGGGGCTTTTTCCGGCGGCTGACGACGAGTCAGGCCGAGCTGGAAGCCAGCGAACTCCAGCAGGACCTCGATCGTCATGGCGCCACCCCCATCGTCTCGTGCGGCGGACGCCGCCGATTCTGTGTTACCGGTACGCTACGGACGGTGACCTTGAGGCCCCGTGGGGGCGCGCCCGCGCTCGAAGCGGAGCTCTACGACGGCTCGGATGTGATCGACCTGATCTGGCTGGGCCGCCGGAAGATCGCCGGAATCGAGCCGGGCCGGATGGTGCTGGCCGAGGGGCTCGTCAGTGTGCAGGACGGGCGCAAGGTGATGTTCAATCCCCGATACGAGCTACGTCCGGCGGGCGGTGCGTGA
- a CDS encoding DUF3710 domain-containing protein — MFGRRRREESPAVADEVEEVEQVQARESGPWDSGEPCSERERVDLGGMRLPVDPGFEVQLNLAGDHIVGAVIMVGESALQVHAFAAPKRSGIWDEVRDELAEGVKGAGGTAEEREGPFGVELAAQVPADGVAQPVRYIGVDGPRWFLRAVISGRAALDAEAAATLEGVIRDIVVVRGDEPMAPKEAIELRLPPEARQAMEQHAAGGDVPDLNPFKRGPEIAELR; from the coding sequence GTGTTCGGACGTCGCCGTCGCGAGGAGTCCCCGGCCGTGGCCGATGAGGTCGAGGAGGTCGAGCAGGTGCAGGCACGTGAGTCCGGCCCATGGGACTCGGGTGAGCCCTGTTCCGAGCGGGAGCGGGTCGATCTGGGCGGCATGCGCCTGCCGGTCGACCCCGGTTTCGAGGTGCAGCTCAACCTGGCCGGTGACCACATCGTCGGTGCGGTCATCATGGTCGGTGAGAGCGCCCTGCAGGTGCACGCGTTCGCGGCGCCCAAGCGCAGCGGCATCTGGGACGAGGTGCGGGACGAGCTCGCCGAGGGGGTCAAGGGCGCCGGTGGCACCGCCGAGGAGCGGGAGGGGCCGTTCGGCGTCGAGCTGGCGGCCCAGGTCCCGGCGGACGGGGTCGCCCAGCCGGTCCGCTACATCGGTGTCGACGGCCCGCGCTGGTTCCTCCGGGCGGTGATCAGCGGGCGTGCCGCGCTGGACGCCGAGGCGGCCGCGACGCTGGAGGGCGTGATCCGCGACATCGTGGTGGTCCGCGGAGACGAGCCGATGGCCCCCAAGGAGGCGATCGAGCTGCGGCTTCCGCCGGAGGCCAGGCAGGCCATGGAGCAGCACGCCGCCGGAGGCGACGTGCCCGACCTCAACCCCTTCAAGCGCGGTCCGGAGATAGCCGAGCTTCGCTGA
- the dut gene encoding dUTP diphosphatase — protein MTDNVEVLIHRLDAELPVPSYAHPGDAGADLYAAEDVELLPGERVMVGTGVAIALPDGYAAFVHPRSGLATKHGVTLVNAPGTVDAGYRGEIKVTLLNTDTKDALRLRRGDRIAQLVIQRVEKAVFYEVDRLPGSARGAGGFGSTGR, from the coding sequence GTGACCGACAACGTCGAGGTGCTGATCCACCGGCTCGACGCCGAGCTGCCGGTGCCGTCCTACGCCCATCCGGGCGACGCGGGAGCGGATCTCTACGCCGCCGAGGACGTCGAGCTGCTCCCCGGGGAGCGGGTCATGGTGGGCACCGGGGTGGCGATCGCCCTGCCCGATGGTTATGCCGCGTTCGTCCACCCGCGTTCCGGTCTGGCCACCAAGCACGGTGTGACGCTCGTGAACGCGCCCGGCACCGTGGACGCGGGCTACCGGGGCGAGATCAAAGTGACGCTGCTCAACACCGACACCAAGGACGCGCTACGGCTGCGCAGGGGGGATCGCATCGCGCAGCTCGTGATCCAGCGGGTGGAGAAGGCGGTGTTCTACGAGGTGGACCGGCTGCCCGGATCGGCGCGAGGCGCCGGCGGGTTCGGCTCCACCGGCCGTTGA
- a CDS encoding PaaI family thioesterase: MTRSTVTTPPPGATRPQALPGAPAPGTPLGPHYSRCFGCGDQHPTGLHLKATSPDGTTVVAEFTVGEAHQGAPGLAHGGVLAAAMDEVIGMSIWLFQRPYVTGRLETDYLAPVPVGTTLHLRAWCTGMSGRKAYLEAEGRIGSPDGPVAVRAAALFIEVGMEHFAKHGDAQAIIDEHHEYEVNP; the protein is encoded by the coding sequence GTGACCCGTTCCACCGTGACAACCCCTCCCCCGGGAGCGACCCGGCCGCAGGCGCTCCCCGGCGCGCCCGCTCCCGGCACCCCGCTCGGCCCGCACTACAGCCGCTGCTTCGGCTGCGGCGACCAGCATCCGACCGGCCTGCACCTGAAGGCCACCTCGCCCGACGGGACCACGGTGGTCGCCGAGTTCACCGTGGGGGAGGCGCACCAGGGTGCGCCGGGCCTGGCCCACGGCGGCGTGCTGGCCGCGGCCATGGACGAGGTCATCGGCATGTCCATCTGGCTCTTCCAGCGTCCCTACGTCACCGGGCGGCTGGAGACCGACTATCTGGCGCCGGTCCCGGTCGGTACCACCCTGCATCTGCGTGCCTGGTGCACCGGGATGTCCGGCCGGAAGGCGTACCTTGAGGCTGAGGGGCGGATCGGATCCCCGGACGGCCCGGTCGCCGTGCGAGCCGCCGCGCTCTTCATCGAGGTTGGCATGGAACACTTCGCCAAGCACGGTGATGCCCAGGCCATCATCGACGAACATCACGAGTACGAGGTGAACCCGTGA